The Homo sapiens chromosome 19 genomic scaffold, GRCh38.p14 alternate locus group ALT_REF_LOCI_2 HSCHR19LRC_COX2_CTG3_1 genomic interval aggaaaacttCACAACATCGGATTTGGCAGTGATTCTTTAGATGTGACAACAACGGCACAGGCtactacagaaaaaataaacaagttagactttatgaaaattttgaaatattgtgacTCAAAAGACAACATCAGTTACTTCACATGGCAAGGAAAAAGAACTTTTAAGACGATATTatcaaagtaaaaagacaacccacagaatgggagaaaatgttttcaaaccaCACCACCTGTAAGGgattaacatccagaatatacagACAACTCCTAAAACTCAATCACAATAAactcaattcaaaaatgggcaaagtactgaaacagacatttctccaaagaacatacgcatgaaaagatattcagcaTCAcgaatcattagggaaatactaACTAAAACTACACCAGATGCCATTTCATACCCCTTAGGATGGGTAtcatcaaaacaacaacaacaacaacaacaaagtttctatacattaacaacaaactatccaaaaaagTTTACAAGAAAATAAGCCCATTTGCAATaactacagaaaacaaaacatgcaGGAATAAATTCACCCAAGGAGTAGAAAGATCTGTATGCAaaagctataaaacattgatgaaaaaactcaagaaataaacaaataaatcgaaagatattccatgttcacggATCAGAAggattaatgttgttaaaatgtccattctATCCAAAGTGATTCAATGCAACCATTATCAAAaatccaatgacattttttttacagaaatagaaaaaacagtcctaaaattcatgtggaaccacaaaagatctcAAATAACCAAAGCCATCTAGAGGGaaaggaacaaagttggaagcatcacattacctaaaCACAAACTACATTACAaaattacagtaattaaaacaacacagtacttgcataaaaacagacacatagaccaatggaagtgATTCATAGCCcaggaaaaaaatgcatgcatTTAGGGTCAAACAATTTTTGGGATgtgtcaagaacacacaatggagaaggaacagtctctttaataaatgggaTTGGGAGACTGcatgtccacatgcagaagaatggaagtggacatttgcctCACAAAACATACaaagtcaactcaagatagattaatgacttaaatgtaagatgaaagactataatcccagcaatttgggaggccaaggtgggcagatcacctaaggtcaggattccaagaccagcatggccaacatggtgaaatcccgcctctactaaaaatacaaaaacagctgggtgtggttgtgggtgcctgtaatctcagctactcgggaggttgagacaggagaatcacttgaacccaggaggtagaggttgcagtgagccgagatcgcaccactgcactccagccggggcaacacagtgagactccatcttaaaaaaaaaaaaaaaactactaaaagaaatcaAGGGAAAACTCCACTGGCTTGGGCAAAaccattttggatattaacccaaaggcccaggcaacaaaagcaaaagtagacaaataacATTATATCAAATTGAAagtttctgcaaagaaaaaaaaaactcaacaagtggaaagacaacctatggaatgggagaatatatttgcaccCATACATCtaataaggaattaatatccaaaatatataagaaactcaaacaactcaatggtAAGAAATCAAATAACCCaacttaaaaaaatgggcaaagtatctgaataaacatttctaagAATAAGACAAATCaccaaaaggtatatgaaaaaatgattaGCATTACTAAACATcagctaaataaaaattaaaactagaatgagatatcacctcacacctctTAGAATGACCATTaacagtctgggcatggtggctcatgcctgtaattcaggcactttgggaggccgaggcagggagattacctgaggtcagcagttcgaaaccagcctggccaatatggtgaaaccccatccctactaaaaatacaaaaattagcagagtttggtggcgcacacttgtagtcccagctactctggagactgaggcaggggaatcgcttgaacccaggaggcagaggttgcagtacaccgagattgtgccactgcactccagcctgggtgacagagcaagactgagtctcaaaaaaaaaaaaaaaaaaagaccattatcaaaaacataaaaaataacaagggttaacgaggatgtggagaaaagggaacatttgtatgcagttgatgggaatgtaaattagcacaaccattatggaaaacagtctggaagttcctgaaaaaattaaacatagaattccCATATGTGTCTGCAATCCAACTACTGCGCATGTATCCAAAGGAAGTggaatcagtatgttgaagagatatctgcattcccatgtttacagccgcattattcataacagccaagatgtggaatcaccCTTACTGCCCATCTATGGGTGCATGGacaaagaaaacgtggtatacgATAGGAACGTAATGAAGTACTATACAACCTTTACAACAAAGAAGGAAGTCCTCTCATTTGTGACAATGTGAAAAAacttagaggacattatgttaagggaaacaatccaggcacagaaagacaaatgccacaTGATCTCATGTGTGGAGTGTAAGAAGTGGAACCTAGAGGAACAGTAAAATGGTCGTCGAAAGAACCTGGGATGGAGAGAGATtgaagagatgttggtcaaaggatgcaaaatttcagttagaagaAATcggttcaagagatctattgtatgtCTTGGTGACTCCAGTTAATAGCAACATATGGTGTATTGAACATTACTAAGAGATTAGATTTTacatgttctcaccacacacacaaaacatacaagtatgtgaaaaaataaatatgataaagaGGTTGTTTCATCCATTCCACAATGTGTACCTATATGAAAACATCATGATGGACACCACAAATACCCTTTTCCTcattaattaaatttgttttggttttttttttgagatgcagtttcactgttgttgcccaagctgaggtgcaatggcgtgatctccgctcactgcaacctctgcctcccaggttcaagcggttctcctgactcagcctcccaagcagctgggactacagttgcgtaCCACCCCGTCCGGCTAtatttgtgtttctagtagagacagggtttcgccatgttggccaggctggtctcgaactccagacctcaggtgatccacccgcttcgccctcccaaagtgctagatttcaggctgagacaccacacccagcctgtacaTTGACTTTCTGCCCTTAAACTGTGCTGAAGTTTGTTTCTCAGATGtaggagcctttgggcagagactatggggtttctAGGTATAGAAATTATCTCATCTTCAAACAGAGGTAATTTGACTACCTCTCTCTGCTACTCTCTTCTTACTTGGATGCCTtataattctttctctttcctgatggctctgtctaggacttcaagtactatgttgaataggatggtgagagtgggcattcttgtcttgtttcacTTATGAAGGGAACTTCTTCCAGCTTTtactcattcagtatgatgttggttgtgggtttgtcacaggCGGCTCTTATTATATTGAGTTATGTTTCTTCAATGCTTAGCTTGTTGAGGGCTtttaacatgaagaaatgctTAGTAAAAAGTATGTTCTACATGTGTGTTGAGaagatcatgtggtttttgtttttagttttgtttaggtgatgaatcacatgtattgattgTGTATGTTCAACCAACCTTGCACCCTAAGAATAAAgttgacttgatcatggtggattcactttttgatatgctgcggGATTCAGTTCTTAGTATTTTTTGTGGATTTTTgcctctatgttcatcaggaatattggcatgtagttttcttttgtttaatgttcttttctgtctttaGTATCAGGGTGATGCCAGCCTTATAGAATGAGTAAAGGCCACCCTGGGCAAACAGTGAGACccatccctttttaaaaattatgagttttacaaatttaaaatgcataGTGAAAAAGTTCTTACAAACTCCAGAAAGGTAGGTGTAAATAAGAGACATTTGTAAGAATGACAGCACATTAAATGTGTAGATTTCAACCTTCAGTTATTGCAATATTCCAGTATCAAGTTGGAGGATGTTATCAGTCTGATATTTTTTCctcaaatgagagagagaaagaaagacacacaaacaacacagggagaaaaaaagcacACGTTACAGAGAGACAAAAAGGGAGACAGGGAACTGTGAATTTGGACTCTTGTGTCATAAGACAAATTCTAGATAACACGACCAGACCTTCAATTGACATATTGTGTTTTTGCTAATAAGGTGGAATTCTATGATGCGAAATAACTATATAGTCTTTTCTACTGggatttaaatcattttatctgTTTCTGGCTTAACAGGAAAAATACAACCATGGAAAATTATGATGATTTATTTAATACGATTGCTCTATAGTGTTAATAAAACCTATTAGGTATTTTGCATATTACATATCAAGGAGAGTTTGAATCTCaggtagaaacaaaaaaaaatacatcaaaagtTCCTCATGTGAGTGCAGAATTCAATCGTCCCGTGCAGGGGTAAGTGAGTCTGAGATGTGTTTTGAGCCTGGCCGTTGCGCATGATGTGAAGTGACAAGTCTAGTCTGCAGTTTTCAGAAACCCTCATTCCTCCCTTGACTGATTCACCACTTGAACCTCATATGACGTAGAAGAAGCCTACCTATGTCCCCTTCACATGTTGTGGTCAATGTGTCAACTGCACGATCCGGGCCCCTCACCACATCCTCTGCACCGGTCAGTCGAGCCGAGTCACTGCGTCCTGGCAGCAGAAGCTGCACCATGTCCATGTCACCCACGGTCATCATCCTGGCATGTCTTGGTGAGTCCTGGAAGGGAAGGAGCACCAGGGTTACACTATGGGCCTGCAGATTGGGTGTCTCCCCAGCAGAGAGCCATGTTCTGAAGCAAGTGAGTGGTGAGGATGAGTTAATTTTCAGTCCAGCGTGGCGCCCAGTGGCTCAGGAGGAAAGGGTAGGTTGCTGCCGAGATGAATAGTTCCTCATGATCTTTCTTTGCAGGGTTCTTCTTGGACCAGAGTGTGTGGGCACACGTGGGTGAGTCCTTCCCCAAATGATGGGTTGCCATCTTCACCCCAATACAAGTGAATTTTCCGGAAATGGGAGGGAGGCAGCACAGAGGGTGGGCTGATGGGCTGACCATGGGAAGGCCTGGGGGGAGTCTCTCATGAACTAGTAAGAGGAGATCCTGGGAGTCTCTCATGAACTAGTAAGAGGAGATCCTGGGAGTCTCTCATGAACTAGTAAGAGGAGATCCTGGTATGCTCAGCCTTCTGTTTTGTCTTAGCCCTCCCCAGCCTTTCTTCCCCATGGCTGAGTTGAGCTctgtgtggcccaggcgggaTACTGAGGTGCTCAAAGCTGGGGTGTGTGGGGGGATGTGGTGTCACCGACAGAGGAGGGAAGGGTAGCAGTGTTAGGAACAGCAGGTCCTCTGAGGACAAGAGGGTAACTCACACCCTCCAGCGTTTCCATGACGGTAGGGGCTGCAGTGTGGCTGCTGTCATTCTGCCAGAAGAGGTGGGGGAACCACAGCCACGACCCTGCCATTCCAAATCCTCTGATGGAGCTCAGTTGTTTATTGTGGTTCAGGCATTAGCTAATATTCCATTCACAAAGGTCATACCCTCCACCCCATGTCTACTTTGTGTTGTTTGGTGTAACTAATCTTGCAGTATTAAAATCTAGTAAGAGTCCCTTACTCAGCACCTGCTCAGTTCTCAACTGACACTTTTGTTGTAGGGAGACGCCACGTCTATGCGGGATGGGTCCTTCCTGTAGCCCCAGGCACCCAGGTGTGGTAGGAGCCttagaaagaagaaatggggagaaTCTTCTGagcacagggagggaggggcagctCAACATACTCCTCTCTGAGGCGGCATCTCCTTCTCCCCAAGGTGGTCAGGACAAGCCCTTCTGCTCTGCCTGGCCCAGCGCTGTGGTGCCTCAAGGAGGACACGTGACTCTTCGGTGTCACTGTCGTCGTGGGTTTAACATCTTCACGCTGTACAAGAAAGATGGGGTCCCTGTCCCTGAGCTCTACAACAGAATATTCTGGAACAGTTTCCTCATTAGCCCTGTGACCCCAGCACACGCAGGGACCTACAGATGTCGAGGTTTTCACCCGCACTCCCCCACTGAGTGGTCGGCACCCAGCAACCCCCTGGTGATCATGGTCACAGGTCAGAGGGCTCCTGTCTGGGCTTCTCCTTGTCCCACCTCCTGAGTCCCAGAGCTTCTGGTGGGGGTGTCCACCAGAGTCCGATCATCCAGGCCCCAACTATATTTGGGGTAAAGGGGGATTGAATACAGGGGAATGGGTGCTGTGTTGGAAAGAATAACTGTCCCCATCGATGGCCACATTGTAATCCTTGGAGCCTGTGACTATGTTATAGGGCAGGGGACTGAAGGGGAAGATGGAGCTCAGGTTGTTGATGAGTtgaccttgagatggggagatggcCTGGACCCTCCCACTGGgctcagtgtaatcacaagggtccatatgagtggagaaggaagaggagaatgggGATTAGAGCAGCATCGTGGGATACTCCACCAGCCACTGTgggctttgaaggtggaggaagaCCACGAGCCACGAAGGGGCTGGAGAAATCAATGGAACTGATTCTCCCGAGTCTCCAGAGGGAATGCAGCCCTGCAGATGCCTTGATTGTAGCCCAGGAAGAACAGGGTCTGATTTCTGTCTCCAGAAGTGGAAGGGGTCAGTGTgttctctcctgccgccatgtttGTGATAATTTTCTCCAGCAACATCAGGAAACCAACACAGGAACCCAGGTGAAGGACAAGTTAAAAAACCAAACAAGAAGGTTGGCTACCCTGAGATCAGCAAGGGTGCACTGCTGATGCCACCACCAGGCTGGAACCACATAGGGAGGGATCGACAGGAAgagttgggggtggagggtgagagagagagagagagagagagcactagGCCATAGAGCAGGGCAGTGAGTTCTCAGCTCAGGTGGGAGGGGAGCTGTGACAAGGAAGAACCTCCCTGAGGAAACTGCCTCTTCTCCTTCCAGGTCTATATGAGAAACCTTCGCTTACAGCCCGGCCGGGCCCCACGGTTCGCGCAGGAGAGAACGTGACCTTGTCCTGCAGCTCCCAGAGCTCCTTTGACATCTACCATCTATCCAGGGAGGGGGAAGCCCATGAACTTAGGCTCCCTGCAGTGCCCAGCATCAATGGAACATTCCAGGCCGACTTCCCTCTGGGTCCTGCCACCCACGGAGAGACCTACAGATGCTTCGGCTCTTTCCATGGATCTCCCTACGAGTGGTCAGACCCGAGTGACCCACTGCCTGTTTCTGTCACAGGTGAGGAAAGCCAATGTCTGTCCCATGTCCTATGGTCCTAGAGCCTTAGCTGAGGAGCTTCCTGCTGATGATGGAGAGAAGCATGGACAGATGTGGAGAGAAGATGCAGCATGGTGTGAGGGTGGGATCAGGGCACAGGATGGCAGACAGGGCACCTCCAAACCCTCCTGCATGGCCTGCATGGAAGCTTGCAGTAAGGGCTCCGGGTACCCAGGCAGATGGAGAAAGTGGTCAGGACAGACCCAGAGGAGGGAGACTGGGCTCAGTTTGGGGAGATCAGAGGTTCCCTCAGCCCCTCAACCTTACCCATTTCCCAGaagcccaccctggcctctcacCTACACAGAGATGTCATCACCAGCAACCCctacactttttcttttcctttgaaaaaatgcTGATTGAGGTTAAATATACCTATATAATTTATCaactttaccatttttaagtgtaaaatctAGGGATCATAAATACCTTTATatgctgtgtgcggtggctcacgcctgtaatctcagcattttgagacgccaaggcaggtggatcatttaaaATCAGgggctggagaccagcccggccaacatggggGAACCAAtctttactaaaaagacaaaaaaaataaaattagccaggcatggtgccaggcgcctataatcccagcaacttgggaggctgaggcgggagagtggcttaaacccaggaggaggaggttgcagtgagctgagatcatgccactgcactgcagcctggtgacacagagagactctgtctctaaataaataaataaatacttttatattcttcttttgtTACCCTCCACCCCTTCCTTCCTAACCTCTGGTatccaccattctactctctaccttcatGAGGTCCACCTTTTACATCCTGCATGTGAGTAAGAAATGGCAATCCTTGTAATGACCTCCAGtccatccatgtggctgcaaatgacaggacgTTTCTCTTTGTATGGATGAGTTgtctccattgtgtgtatgtactacattctctctatccattcatccactgatgggcaGGTAGGTTGACTCCacatcttggctactgtgaacagtgctggaacagtcatgggagtgcagatgtcacTTCAATACACTGAAGtccttttctttgcatttacaCCCActagtggaattgctagatcctCTGGATGTTCtctttttaggttttgttttatgctttttgtttttttgacatagcgtttcactcttgttgcccaagctggagtgcaatggcaccacctgggctcactgcaacctctacctccaggattcaagtgattctccagcctcagcctcccgagtagttgggattactggtgcccgccaccacgcctggctgatttttgtatttttagtagagacggggtttcaccatgttagccaggctggtctcgaactcttgacctccagtgatctgcccacttcagcctcccaaggtgctgggattacaagcgtgagccacagtgcctaatctctttttagtttttaaggaaCTTCCATATTCTTCTCCTCtgtaatggctgtattaatttacattcctatcaacagtgtatcagggttctcctttctccaccaccttgccaacatttgttttGTCTGTCTCTGAGATAAAACCCATTGTAATGGggtgagatgatagctcattgtgacttcatttgcatttctctgatgattagtgatactgagcactttttcatatatgcaatgtatatatgttcatttgtatgttttgttcattgagaaatgtctgttcaggtcttttactaattttataattaaattattagttttattgaggtgtttgagcttcttttatattctagttattaatcccatctcagatgcatagtttgcaaatatttgctcccattctgtgggttgtctcttcttCACTTCATTGGTTGCTTCCTTTGCGGTGCAGAAGCTGCTTGATTTGATATAATCCCAAtggtctatttttttgttgttgttgtgattACTTGTGTTTTTGAGGTTTTAAACAAAATGTCTTCCCTCAGACaaatgtcctggagcatttctcCAGTGTTTCCTTTTAGACATTTAATGGATTCAGGTcttaagtcattaatccattttcatctgatttttgtgtatggtgagaggtAGAGGTGCAGTTTCATCCctctgcatgtagatatccagttttccctgcaccatttattgaaatgacTGTCCTTTCCAGATTGTAGATTCTTCGAACCTTTGTCAAAGTCCATTGGATGTAAATGGGTGGATTACATCCGTGTTCTTCATTCTGCTCCATTGTTTTATGTGCTTTTCTTTATGCCAATGTCATGTTGTTTTGCTTACTACAGCTCTGTAACATATttttaagtcaggtagtgtgatgctccTGTTTTCTCCTTATACCTTGAAGTCTCAAGATAGTTGGTGTCACCTACAATGATTATGGAGAATGGGATGCCAGGACTCCCAGGGCCCAACATTAGATAATAGAATGTTGGCCATGAACCAACCTCAAAGATTTCCATTGAGTAGAAGACAGGCATCCTCATTGCCACACCTCTCTCCTGTCCCATGTTCTAGGAAACCCTTCTAGTAGTTGGCCTTCACCCACTGAACCAAGCTTCAAAACTGGTAAGTGAAGGACCCCTCTTATCTCTGCTTTTGGAAACCTGGGGAGGTAGAAGCCTTGGATTCAAGCGTTGGCTCAGCACCTGCCAGCTCTGTGATTGTGGGCCTGTCTTCCATTGTCTCTGAACCCCAGACACTCCAACAGCGAAAGGGATCTGGGCCCAGCACAGGGCTCAGTGAAATCTCTTAATCTCTAATTTTCTGCTGCTGAGACCTCAGGGTAGAAGGATGAGTGCAAATCAGACATTCTTCTCAGGAAAAATGCTGTGTTTGTTCTGCCTGCATTCCTAACTGGGAGGACAAATGCCTGGGGGCTTGAGAAGGGGAAGGACGGGGAACATTTTTGAGGGTGGTGTATTTGTAGAGAAGTTCTACTTGCCAAGGAATGAGCTCCTGTCTGTCATGATCCAACCCTGGTTGACTTAGTGGAACAAGAGCTTTGCGGTAAGAGAGAACGTAGTTCATCCGTGCACATGACACTTCCACTTACTCGTTCAGCCACTGCCCCATGCTCAGACTGTGCAGTGTGGAACCTTTTCCTATGTTGCCATAACAAATTTCCACAAGCTTCGTGGATggaaaccacattttaaaaaaatatctcaTGGTGCTGTAGCTCAGAAGTATGAAATGCAtcatctcactgggctaaaatcaaggtgacAGCAAGGCTGCCTTCCCTCTGAATGTTCCAGGCAAGAATCTGCTTCCTCACTTTTCCCAGCTCCTAGAGGctcccacattccttggctcctggTCCCCGTCTTCCTCCCTCAAAGTCCACAAAGGCTGGTCACGCCTCTCACACGGCATCACTCAGACCCTTCTTCCTTGTCCACACCTCTTTCTCTGAATGCTGCTCTgccttcttcctcatcttttaaGGACTTTGGCATTCTATTGGAAACACCAAGATAATCCATCATAATTTCCCTAAAATCATCTAGGATACCCTCCTTTTAAGGTTAGCTGATTAGCAACCGTAATTCCATCTGCAATCTGCATTCCTTTTTTCCatgtaaaataacatattcaCAAGATATGGCGACTAGGACAGGAACATTTTGGGGTGGGGCGGCATTCTTATCCTTTCCACAAATGGTAAACAAGGTGCATTTGGCCTCTGCTCTTGGACACTGATATTGCAAAGGATTAAATGGGAGGGCAGAAAATGAATGCACCAGTGGACCAATAAATGAATGATCCATTGGGAAGCATCTGTGCATGagaatgattgattgattggttgtTTTTATGAGACGGTGTCtccctctgtgccccaggctggagtgcagtggcgggatctcggctcaccgcaacctccacctcccaggttaaagcgattctctaCACTCAGCTTCccgagaggctgggattacacccatgtcccaccacgcctggctaatttttttttggtattttttttttagtacagacaaggttttaccatgttgcccaggctatctcaaactcccaaccttaagggatccgcccgtctcagcctcccaaa includes:
- the KIR2DL4 gene encoding killer cell immunoglobulin-like receptor 2DL4 isoform a precursor (isoform a precursor is encoded by transcript variant 1; The RefSeq protein has 1 substitution compared to this genomic sequence) — protein: MSMSPTVIILACLGFFLDQSVWAHVGGQDKPFCSAWPSAVVPQGGHVTLRCHYRRGFNIFTLYKKDGVPVPELYNRIFWNSFLISPVTPAHAGTYRCRGFHPHSPTEWSAPSNPLVIMVTGLYEKPSLTARPGPTVRAGENVTLSCSSQSSFDIYHLSREGEAHELRLPAVPSINGTFQADFPLGPATHGETYRCFGSFHGSPYEWSDPSDPLPVSVTGNPSSSWPSPTEPSFKTGIARHLHAVIRYSVAIILFTILPFFLLHRWCSKKKNAAVMNQEPAGHRTVNREDSDEQDPQEVTYAQLDHCIFTQRKITGPSQRSKRPSTDTSVCIELPNAEPRALSPAHEHHSQALMGSSRETTALSQTQLASSNVPAAGI